In Burkholderia sp. HI2500, the following are encoded in one genomic region:
- a CDS encoding primosomal protein N' yields the protein MSGTYLRVALDHPLATLFDYRCDAQPAPGPGTLVQVPFGKRQAVGLVCEVTTHTDVPPSRLRTVDAICTDLPPLSPDWLALVSFAADYYQRGRGEVALPALPQALRDAGRWGRLLAPEVRYRPTEAGRAALPDALPARGAALRRLAQALVDSGSLALPEARALHPKAAATLDDWAARGWVDVEEIGWADAPVPKAVDNLLAAGGRTVPPALTDQQAEALDAIRAAQGFAPFLLHGVTGSGKTEVYLHALASLLDARPDAQALVLVPEINLTPQFEAAFRARFAGALADDAIVTLHSGLAEGERARNWLAAHTGRARIVLGTRLAVLASMPTLALIVVDEEHEPAYKQQEGLRYSARDLAVWRAKQLGITVVLGSATPSLESWWQAEQGRYTRLTLSRRAVADATLPTVRLIDLEEERRRGRASMGGLSGPLVAALKARLERGEQSLVFLNRRGYAPQLACDACGWVAGCPRCSAYVVLHKPEHALRCHHCGWESRIPRSCPECGNVDIAPLGRGTQRIEEALAEAVPGARVLRIDADSTRRKGSAQALFSDVHAGEVDILVGTQMIAKGHDFQRVSLVGVLNADTALFSHDFRASERLFAQLMQVSGRAGRAGLPGEVLVQTRYPRHALYHALGRQDYVGFANSTLGERRDAHLPPFVYQALLRAEGRTLDAALAFLLQAAAALPGLPGADRVTVYDAVPMTIVKVANVHRAQLLLESASRAALQHALRAWQPELRALKGVLRWSVEVDPLDI from the coding sequence ATGAGCGGCACCTATCTGCGCGTCGCGCTCGACCATCCGCTCGCCACCCTGTTCGATTACCGCTGCGACGCGCAACCGGCGCCCGGGCCCGGCACGCTCGTGCAGGTGCCGTTCGGCAAGCGGCAGGCCGTCGGGCTCGTCTGCGAAGTGACGACTCACACTGACGTGCCGCCGTCGCGGCTGCGTACGGTCGACGCAATCTGCACCGACCTGCCGCCGTTGTCGCCGGACTGGCTCGCGCTCGTGTCGTTCGCCGCGGATTATTACCAGCGCGGGCGTGGCGAGGTCGCGTTGCCGGCGCTGCCGCAGGCGCTGCGCGATGCCGGGCGCTGGGGGCGGCTGCTCGCGCCGGAGGTGCGTTACCGGCCGACGGAAGCGGGCCGCGCGGCGCTGCCCGATGCATTGCCCGCGCGCGGTGCCGCGTTGCGTCGGCTCGCGCAGGCGCTGGTCGACAGCGGCTCGCTGGCGCTGCCCGAGGCGCGCGCACTGCACCCGAAGGCGGCGGCCACGCTCGACGACTGGGCGGCGCGCGGCTGGGTCGACGTCGAGGAGATCGGCTGGGCCGATGCGCCTGTGCCCAAAGCTGTGGATAACCTGTTGGCAGCCGGTGGACGAACTGTGCCGCCGGCGCTCACGGACCAGCAGGCCGAGGCGCTCGACGCGATCCGCGCCGCGCAGGGCTTCGCGCCGTTCCTGCTGCACGGCGTGACGGGCAGCGGCAAGACCGAGGTCTATCTGCATGCGCTCGCGTCGCTGCTCGACGCGCGACCGGATGCGCAGGCGCTCGTGCTCGTTCCCGAAATCAACCTGACGCCGCAGTTCGAGGCCGCGTTTCGCGCGCGCTTCGCGGGGGCGCTCGCCGACGACGCGATCGTCACACTGCACAGCGGGCTCGCCGAGGGCGAGCGTGCGCGCAACTGGCTCGCCGCGCATACGGGCCGCGCGCGGATCGTGCTCGGTACGCGCCTCGCGGTGCTCGCGTCGATGCCGACGCTCGCGCTGATCGTCGTCGATGAAGAGCACGAGCCCGCGTACAAGCAGCAGGAAGGGCTGCGCTATTCGGCGCGCGACCTCGCCGTGTGGCGGGCGAAGCAGCTCGGCATCACGGTCGTGCTCGGTTCGGCGACGCCGTCGCTCGAAAGCTGGTGGCAGGCCGAGCAGGGCCGTTACACGCGGCTCACGCTGTCGCGCCGCGCGGTGGCCGACGCGACGCTGCCGACCGTGCGGCTGATCGATCTCGAAGAGGAACGGCGGCGCGGGCGCGCGTCGATGGGCGGGCTGTCCGGGCCGCTCGTCGCGGCGCTGAAGGCGCGGCTCGAGCGCGGCGAACAGAGCCTCGTGTTCCTGAACCGGCGCGGTTATGCGCCGCAGCTCGCGTGCGACGCCTGCGGCTGGGTCGCCGGCTGCCCGCGCTGCAGCGCGTACGTCGTGCTGCACAAGCCCGAGCACGCGTTGCGCTGCCATCACTGCGGCTGGGAATCGCGCATTCCGCGGTCGTGTCCCGAGTGCGGGAACGTGGACATCGCGCCGCTCGGGCGCGGCACGCAGCGCATCGAGGAGGCGCTCGCCGAGGCCGTGCCGGGCGCGCGCGTGCTGCGGATCGACGCGGACAGCACGCGCCGCAAGGGCAGCGCGCAGGCGCTCTTTTCCGATGTGCATGCGGGTGAGGTCGACATCCTCGTCGGCACGCAGATGATCGCGAAGGGGCACGACTTCCAGCGCGTGTCGCTCGTCGGCGTGCTCAATGCCGATACCGCGCTGTTCTCGCACGACTTCCGCGCGAGCGAACGGCTGTTCGCGCAGCTGATGCAGGTGAGCGGCCGCGCGGGGCGCGCCGGGCTGCCGGGCGAAGTGCTCGTGCAGACGCGTTACCCGCGCCACGCGCTGTACCACGCGCTCGGGCGGCAGGACTACGTCGGCTTCGCGAATTCGACGCTCGGCGAGCGCCGCGACGCGCACCTGCCGCCGTTCGTCTACCAGGCGCTGCTACGCGCCGAAGGGCGCACGCTGGACGCTGCGCTCGCGTTCCTGCTGCAAGCCGCGGCCGCGTTGCCGGGGCTGCCGGGCGCCGATCGCGTGACCGTCTACGACGCGGTGCCGATGACGATCGTCAAGGTCGCGAACGTGCATCGCGCGCAGTTGCTGCTCGAAAGTGCATCGCGGGCGGCGCTGCAGCATGCGCTGCGCGCATGGCAGCCGGAGCTGCGCGCGTTGAAAGGCGTGTTGCGGTGGAGCGTCGAGGTCGATCCGCTGGATATCTGA
- a CDS encoding M35 family metallo-endopeptidase yields MSGFSGNKYDFEAQENEEWVLVHSGAVTNTNPGSMVYISINTMPICPNMSNKAFRSLIMRLRDTAVILIEERISDLARWDKIARDRVQFWFGRSDEAIRQKLCFGLPRLAAAMCELQPEKIIRWDEQSQRQLTCSVAPDTGANDAAVCKPDSARRIIAIYPHFCTVEDVYVAGNCKLKILIHECSHYIDTFDADDVNYGFARGIGYWAQAHPEGAHRNADSIACYIAHFDDISEFLKKNIW; encoded by the coding sequence ATGAGCGGTTTTTCGGGAAATAAATACGACTTCGAAGCTCAGGAAAACGAAGAATGGGTCCTCGTCCATTCGGGGGCCGTCACCAACACCAATCCGGGGTCCATGGTCTATATATCAATCAACACGATGCCAATTTGCCCCAACATGAGTAACAAGGCGTTCAGATCGCTAATAATGCGACTACGGGACACCGCGGTGATCTTAATTGAGGAACGCATATCGGATCTGGCACGATGGGATAAAATTGCCCGAGATAGAGTGCAATTCTGGTTTGGCCGAAGCGACGAAGCGATACGTCAAAAACTCTGTTTCGGCCTCCCCAGGCTCGCTGCGGCTATGTGCGAACTACAGCCCGAGAAGATCATCAGATGGGACGAACAAAGCCAGCGGCAACTTACATGCTCAGTGGCCCCTGATACTGGCGCAAATGACGCGGCTGTATGCAAGCCCGATTCGGCACGTCGAATAATCGCGATTTACCCGCATTTCTGCACTGTCGAGGATGTTTACGTTGCCGGAAACTGCAAATTGAAAATTCTCATTCACGAATGTTCCCATTACATTGACACATTCGATGCGGACGACGTCAACTATGGGTTTGCTCGAGGGATCGGGTATTGGGCACAAGCCCATCCAGAAGGTGCACATAGGAATGCAGACAGCATTGCATGCTACATCGCGCACTTTGATGACATAAGTGAATTCTTAAAAAAGAATATTTGGTGA
- a CDS encoding branched-chain amino acid ABC transporter substrate-binding protein encodes MQHTMKKLAGATFVAVMSLAGTAHADDVKIGYAGPMTGAQAHYGKDMQNGIALAIEDFNATSPKIGGKPVKFVLDTQDDQADPRTGTTVAQKLVDDGIKGMLGHFNSGTTIPASRIYANAGIPQIAMATAPEYTQQGYKTTFRMMTSDTQQGSVAGTFASKDLGMKKIAIVDDRTAYGQGLADQFEKAAKAGGASIVDREFTNDKAVDFKAILTKLKAAKPDLVYYGGADSQAAPMVKQMKALGITAPLMSGEMVKTPTFLKIAGNAADGTIASLAGLPLEEMPGGKTYADKYKKRFGEDVQTYSPYAYDGAMALFNAMKKADSTDPAKYLPLLAKTDMAGVTSTHVAYDAKGDLKNGGITMYKVEKGEWKPLKSIGGK; translated from the coding sequence ATGCAACACACGATGAAAAAGCTGGCAGGCGCGACGTTTGTCGCGGTCATGTCGCTGGCGGGGACGGCCCATGCGGATGACGTGAAGATCGGTTACGCAGGGCCGATGACGGGCGCGCAGGCGCACTACGGCAAGGATATGCAGAACGGGATCGCGCTCGCGATCGAGGATTTCAACGCGACGAGCCCGAAGATCGGCGGCAAGCCGGTGAAGTTCGTGCTCGACACGCAGGACGACCAGGCTGACCCGCGCACCGGCACGACGGTCGCGCAGAAGCTCGTCGACGACGGCATCAAGGGCATGCTCGGCCACTTCAACTCGGGCACGACGATTCCGGCTTCGCGCATCTACGCGAACGCGGGCATTCCGCAGATCGCGATGGCGACCGCACCGGAATACACGCAGCAGGGCTACAAGACGACCTTCCGCATGATGACGTCCGACACGCAGCAGGGCTCGGTGGCCGGCACGTTCGCGTCGAAGGATCTCGGCATGAAGAAGATCGCGATCGTCGACGACCGCACGGCCTACGGCCAGGGTCTCGCCGACCAGTTCGAGAAGGCCGCGAAGGCCGGCGGCGCATCGATCGTCGACCGTGAATTCACGAACGACAAGGCGGTCGACTTCAAGGCGATCCTGACCAAGCTGAAGGCGGCGAAGCCGGATCTCGTCTACTACGGCGGCGCGGATTCGCAGGCGGCACCGATGGTCAAGCAGATGAAGGCGCTCGGCATCACCGCCCCGCTGATGAGCGGCGAAATGGTGAAGACGCCGACGTTCCTGAAGATCGCGGGCAACGCGGCCGACGGCACGATCGCTTCGCTGGCGGGCCTGCCGCTGGAAGAAATGCCGGGCGGCAAGACGTACGCCGACAAGTACAAGAAGCGCTTCGGCGAAGACGTGCAGACGTACTCGCCGTACGCGTACGACGGCGCGATGGCGCTGTTCAACGCGATGAAGAAGGCCGATTCGACCGATCCGGCGAAGTACCTGCCGCTGCTCGCGAAGACCGACATGGCCGGCGTGACGTCGACGCACGTCGCGTATGACGCGAAGGGCGACCTGAAGAACGGCGGCATCACGATGTACAAGGTCGAGAAGGGCGAGTGGAAGCCGCTGAAGAGCATCGGCGGGAAGTAA
- the putA gene encoding trifunctional transcriptional regulator/proline dehydrogenase/L-glutamate gamma-semialdehyde dehydrogenase, with translation MASTTLGVKVDDLLRSRLKDAAARLERTPHWLIKQAIFAYLERIEHGQLPPELSGHSGVTELADGQSTDGDDDNSPHPFLEFAQNVQPQSVLRAAITAAYRRPEPECVPFLLGQARLPANLQADVQALATKLVEALREKSSGGGVEGLIHEFSLSSQEGVALMCLAEALLRIPDRATRDALIRDKISKGDWRSHVGHAPSLFVNAATWGLMITGKLVTTNSEAGLSSALTRLIGRGGEPLIRKGVDMAMRLMGEQFVTGETISEALANSRKYEARGFRYSYDMLGEAATTEEDAQRYYASYEQAIHAIGKAAGGRGIYEGPGISIKLSALHARYSRSQQDRTMSELLPRVRALALLARRYDIGLNIDAEEADRLELSLDLLEALCFDPDLAGWNGIGFVVQGYQKRCPFVIDYLIDLARRSRHRLMIRLVKGAYWDTEIKRAQVDGLEGYPVYTRKIYTDVSYLACAKKLLAAPDAVYPQFATHNAYTLAAIYQLAGQNYYPGQYEFQCLHGMGEPLYEEVTGRDKLNRPCRVYAPVGTHETLLAYLVRRLLENGANTSFVNRIADKTVSVKELVADPVDEASKVVPLGAPHTKIPLPRNLYGDERPNSMGLDLSNEHRLASLSSALLASAHFPWRAAPMLADDTLADAPARDVRNPADQRDLVGTVSEATAEHVSAALAHAVAAAPIWQATPVDARADCLVRAADLLEAQMHTLMGLIVREAGKSLPNAIAEIREAVDFLRYYAAQIRDEFSNDTHRPLGPVVCISPWNFPLAIFMGQVAAALAAGNTVLAKPAEQTPLIAAQAVRLLREAGVPAGAVQLLPGTGETVGAALVADARTRAVMFTGSTEVARLINKTLSARLDPDGKPIPLIAETGGQNAMIVDSSALAEQVVADVMQSSFDSAGQRCSALRVLCLQDDVADRTLTMLKGAMHELALGNPDRLSTDVGPVIDAEAKQTIDTHVAAMKDKGHGVTQLPMPEACAHGTFVPPTLIEIGSIDELKREVFGPVLHVVRYRRSQLDKLLEQIRATGYGLTLGIHTRIDETIAHVISNAHVGNIYVNRNVIGAVVGVQPFGGEGLSGTGPKAGGALYLQRLLATRPSGLPRSLAQALIADGAVEGDARGNPAAALTTLRDWLIEQREPALAARCDGYLAQVPAGATAVLTGPTGERNTYTLGPRGTVLCVAATPGGARAQFAAVLATGNRALFAGAAGEALVAALPASLKAHATVRKQADAPFDAVLFEGDSDELQTLVKDVAQRPGPIVSVQGVSVGAFENGDAEDYALERLLTERSVSVNTAAAGGNANLMTIG, from the coding sequence ATGGCAAGCACGACTCTCGGCGTCAAAGTCGACGACCTTCTCCGCTCGCGCCTCAAGGACGCCGCCGCGCGTCTCGAGCGCACTCCCCACTGGCTGATCAAGCAGGCGATCTTCGCGTATCTCGAGCGGATCGAGCACGGCCAGTTGCCGCCCGAGCTGTCGGGCCACAGCGGCGTGACGGAGCTCGCCGACGGTCAATCCACGGACGGCGACGACGACAACTCGCCGCATCCGTTCCTCGAGTTCGCGCAGAACGTGCAACCGCAATCGGTGCTGCGCGCGGCGATCACGGCGGCGTACCGCCGCCCCGAGCCGGAATGCGTGCCGTTCCTGCTCGGCCAGGCGCGCCTGCCCGCGAACCTGCAGGCGGACGTGCAGGCGCTCGCGACGAAGCTCGTCGAGGCGCTACGCGAGAAGAGCTCGGGCGGCGGCGTCGAAGGGCTGATCCACGAGTTCTCGCTGTCGAGCCAGGAAGGCGTCGCGCTGATGTGCCTCGCCGAAGCGCTGCTGCGCATTCCCGATCGCGCGACCCGCGATGCGCTGATCCGCGACAAGATCAGCAAGGGCGACTGGCGCTCGCACGTCGGCCACGCGCCGTCGCTGTTCGTGAACGCGGCCACGTGGGGGCTGATGATCACCGGCAAGCTCGTGACGACCAACAGCGAAGCCGGGCTGTCGTCGGCGCTGACGCGCCTGATCGGCCGCGGCGGCGAGCCGCTGATCCGCAAGGGCGTCGACATGGCGATGCGCCTGATGGGCGAGCAGTTCGTCACCGGCGAAACGATTTCCGAAGCACTGGCGAACAGCCGCAAGTACGAAGCGCGCGGCTTTCGCTACTCGTACGACATGCTCGGCGAAGCGGCGACGACCGAAGAGGACGCGCAGCGCTACTACGCGTCGTACGAACAGGCGATCCACGCGATCGGCAAGGCGGCCGGCGGCCGCGGCATCTACGAAGGCCCGGGCATCTCGATCAAGCTGTCCGCGCTGCACGCACGCTACTCGCGCTCGCAGCAGGACCGCACGATGAGCGAGCTGCTGCCGCGCGTGCGCGCGCTCGCGCTGCTCGCCCGCCGCTACGACATCGGCCTGAACATCGACGCCGAAGAGGCCGACCGCCTCGAACTGTCGCTCGACCTGCTCGAGGCGCTGTGCTTCGATCCGGATCTCGCGGGCTGGAACGGCATCGGCTTCGTCGTGCAGGGCTACCAGAAGCGCTGCCCGTTCGTGATCGACTACCTGATCGATCTCGCGCGCCGCAGCCGTCACCGCCTGATGATCCGCCTCGTGAAGGGTGCTTACTGGGATACCGAGATCAAGCGGGCGCAGGTCGACGGCCTCGAAGGCTATCCGGTCTATACGCGCAAGATCTACACGGACGTGTCGTACCTCGCGTGCGCGAAGAAGCTGCTCGCGGCGCCGGATGCCGTGTACCCGCAGTTCGCGACGCACAACGCGTACACGCTGGCCGCGATCTACCAGCTCGCGGGCCAGAACTATTACCCGGGCCAGTACGAATTCCAGTGCCTGCACGGGATGGGCGAGCCGCTGTACGAGGAAGTCACCGGCCGCGACAAGCTGAACCGGCCGTGCCGCGTGTACGCGCCGGTCGGCACGCACGAGACGCTGCTCGCGTACCTGGTGCGCCGCCTGCTCGAGAACGGCGCGAACACGTCGTTCGTGAACCGCATCGCGGATAAGACCGTGTCGGTGAAGGAGCTGGTCGCCGATCCGGTCGACGAGGCATCGAAGGTCGTGCCGCTCGGCGCGCCGCATACGAAGATCCCGCTGCCGCGCAACCTGTACGGCGACGAGCGTCCCAACTCGATGGGCCTCGACCTGTCGAATGAACACCGTCTCGCGTCGCTGTCGTCCGCGCTGCTCGCGAGTGCGCATTTCCCGTGGCGCGCGGCGCCGATGCTCGCCGACGACACGCTCGCCGACGCGCCGGCCCGCGACGTGCGCAACCCGGCCGACCAGCGCGACCTGGTCGGCACGGTCAGCGAAGCGACGGCCGAACACGTGAGCGCGGCGCTCGCGCACGCGGTGGCCGCCGCGCCGATCTGGCAGGCGACGCCGGTCGATGCGCGTGCCGATTGCCTGGTGCGCGCGGCCGACCTGCTCGAAGCGCAGATGCACACGCTGATGGGCCTGATCGTGCGCGAAGCCGGCAAGTCGCTGCCGAACGCGATCGCCGAGATTCGTGAGGCGGTCGACTTCCTGCGCTACTACGCCGCGCAGATCCGCGACGAATTCTCGAACGACACGCACCGCCCGCTGGGCCCCGTGGTCTGTATCAGCCCGTGGAACTTCCCGCTCGCGATCTTCATGGGCCAGGTCGCCGCGGCACTCGCCGCCGGCAACACGGTGCTCGCGAAGCCGGCCGAGCAGACGCCGCTGATCGCCGCGCAGGCCGTGCGCCTGCTGCGCGAGGCCGGCGTGCCGGCCGGTGCGGTGCAGCTGCTGCCGGGCACGGGCGAAACCGTCGGCGCGGCGCTGGTGGCCGATGCGCGTACGCGTGCGGTGATGTTCACCGGCTCGACCGAAGTCGCGCGCCTGATCAACAAGACGCTGTCCGCGCGCCTCGACCCGGACGGCAAGCCGATTCCGCTGATCGCCGAAACGGGCGGCCAGAACGCGATGATCGTCGACTCGTCGGCGCTCGCGGAGCAGGTCGTCGCGGACGTGATGCAGTCGTCGTTCGACTCGGCCGGTCAACGGTGTTCGGCGCTGCGCGTTCTGTGTCTGCAGGACGACGTTGCGGACCGCACGCTGACGATGCTCAAGGGCGCGATGCACGAGCTGGCGCTCGGCAACCCCGACCGGCTGTCGACCGACGTCGGCCCGGTGATCGACGCCGAAGCGAAGCAGACGATCGACACGCACGTCGCGGCGATGAAGGACAAGGGCCACGGCGTCACGCAGCTGCCGATGCCCGAGGCCTGCGCGCACGGCACGTTCGTGCCGCCGACGCTGATCGAGATCGGCAGCATCGACGAGCTGAAGCGCGAGGTGTTCGGCCCGGTGCTGCACGTCGTGCGTTATCGCCGCAGCCAGCTCGACAAGCTGCTGGAACAGATCCGTGCGACCGGCTACGGCCTGACGCTCGGCATCCACACGCGGATCGACGAGACGATCGCGCACGTGATCTCGAATGCGCACGTCGGCAACATCTACGTGAACCGCAACGTGATCGGCGCGGTGGTCGGCGTGCAGCCGTTCGGCGGCGAAGGGCTGTCGGGCACGGGCCCGAAGGCCGGCGGCGCGCTGTACCTGCAGCGCCTGCTCGCGACGCGTCCGTCGGGCCTGCCGCGTTCGCTCGCGCAGGCGCTGATCGCGGACGGCGCGGTGGAAGGCGACGCACGCGGCAACCCGGCGGCGGCGCTCACGACGCTGCGCGACTGGCTGATCGAGCAGCGCGAGCCGGCGCTGGCTGCGCGTTGCGACGGCTATCTGGCTCAGGTGCCGGCCGGTGCGACCGCGGTGCTGACCGGTCCGACGGGCGAGCGAAACACGTATACACTCGGCCCGCGCGGCACGGTGTTGTGTGTCGCGGCGACGCCGGGCGGTGCGCGCGCGCAGTTCGCGGCGGTGCTGGCGACCGGTAACCGCGCGCTGTTCGCGGGTGCCGCTGGCGAGGCGCTGGTGGCCGCGCTGCCGGCATCGCTGAAGGCGCACGCGACCGTGCGCAAGCAGGCCGACGCGCCGTTCGACGCGGTGCTGTTCGAAGGCGACAGCGACGAACTGCAGACGCTCGTGAAGGACGTCGCGCAGCGGCCGGGCCCGATCGTGTCGGTGCAGGGCGTGTCGGTGGGCGCGTTCGAGAACGGCGATGCGGAAGATTACGCGCTGGAGCGGCTGCTGACGGAGCGCTCGGTGAGCGTGAACACGGCCGCGGCGGGTGGCAATGCGAATTTGATGACGATCGGCTGA
- a CDS encoding PAAR domain-containing protein yields the protein MKNEHQAPTHLFATVGALTERGGRVTTATSGLTLAGLEVACVGDVVTYDDGSEAAIIDGAGNNHSGGKPFALVGSRLSNGDRITETLRTSWGIHAGDGRCVSGLFDPTYVPPPAPPAYRLAVRGATTARGGALREPSGTWEVAPHLGKAATVGDLILYPDGSTARVTTGLGLADRADFAPLAFVGSELDNGDTITDSPERQGVASSVVFGIVTRSSMPR from the coding sequence ATGAAAAACGAACATCAAGCACCGACCCATCTTTTCGCCACCGTTGGCGCACTCACGGAACGCGGTGGACGCGTCACCACCGCAACCAGCGGCCTGACATTGGCCGGATTGGAAGTCGCCTGCGTCGGCGATGTAGTGACCTACGACGACGGTAGCGAGGCCGCGATTATCGACGGCGCGGGAAACAACCATAGCGGAGGCAAGCCATTCGCGTTAGTGGGCAGCCGGTTGAGCAACGGCGACCGCATTACCGAAACGCTGCGCACTTCGTGGGGCATTCACGCAGGGGATGGGCGATGCGTTTCGGGCCTGTTCGATCCGACCTATGTGCCGCCACCCGCACCGCCTGCCTACAGACTGGCGGTACGTGGCGCGACAACAGCGCGCGGCGGTGCATTACGCGAACCGTCCGGCACATGGGAAGTAGCGCCGCACTTGGGCAAAGCTGCCACGGTGGGCGACCTGATCCTCTATCCCGACGGCTCAACCGCGCGCGTTACGACCGGTCTGGGTTTGGCCGACCGGGCCGACTTCGCGCCGCTCGCCTTCGTTGGCAGCGAACTCGATAACGGCGACACGATCACCGATAGTCCCGAGCGACAAGGCGTGGCGTCGTCCGTTGTATTTGGCATCGTCACCCGCTCGTCCATGCCCCGCTGA